One window from the genome of Cottoperca gobio chromosome 15, fCotGob3.1, whole genome shotgun sequence encodes:
- the LOC115020521 gene encoding LOW QUALITY PROTEIN: transmembrane protein 121 (The sequence of the model RefSeq protein was modified relative to this genomic sequence to represent the inferred CDS: deleted 1 base in 1 codon), giving the protein MVPPPPTNKPHVCLSTIVIMSSMALIDAYLVEQNHGPRKIGICIMVMVGDICFLIVLRYVAVWVGAEVRTAKRGYAMILWFLYIFVLEIKVYFVYQNYKADRKSLDALARKALTLLLSICIPVLFVVLVAIDHMEYVRAFKKREEIRNRLFWVVVDLLDILDIQANLWEPQKKGLPLWAEGLMFFYCYILLLVLPCVSLSEISMQGINIVPHKMLLYPILSLITINVITLFIRGGNMILYRDARVSGILIGKNILAIILKTCSFVQYRRQLQNASPAFGVELQKNSVAHARPAPIPPQVIMQDQTALPEVTSCEHT; this is encoded by the exons ATGGTACCTCCACCTCCCACCAACAAGCCCCATGTGTGCCTGTCCACCATCGTGATCATGAGCAGCATGGCACTGATTGATGCCTACTTGGTGGAGCAGAACCACGGGCCACGCAAGATTGGCATCTGCATCATGGTGATGGTGGGGGACATCTGCTTCCTGATAGTCTTGCGTTACGTGGCAGTGTGGGTGGGTGCCGAGGTGCGCACGGCTAAGCGAGGCTACGCCATGATCCTCTGGTTCCTTTACATCTTCGTGCTGGAGATCAAGGTCTACTTTGTGTATCAAAACTACAAGGCTGACAGG AAGAGCCTGGATGCTCTCGCAAGGAAAGCGTTGACGTTGCTGCTGTCCATTTGTATCCCTGTGCTATTTGTGGTACTGGTTGCTATCGACCATATGGAGTATGTTCGCGCCTTCAAAAAGCGCGAAGAGATCCGCAATCGTCTCTTCTGGGTTGTGGTGGACTTGCTGGACATACTCGACATCCAAGCCAACCTGTGGGAGCCCCAAAAGAAGGGGCTTCCATTGTGGGCGGAGGGTCTGATGTTCTTCTACTGCTACATCCTGTTGCTCGTGCTGCCCTGCGTGTCCTTGAGCGAGATCAGCATGCAGGGCATCAACATCGTGCCCCACAAGATGCTCCTGTACCCAATCCTGAGCCTGATAACCATCAACGTCATCACCCTCTTCATCCGCGGCGGAAACATGATCCTCTATAGGGACGCCAGGGTATCCGGGATCCTGATAGGAAAGAACATCCTGGCCATCATCCTAAAGACCTGCAGCTTCGTGCAGTATAGGAGACAGTTGCAGAACGCTTCTCCTGCCTTCGGGGTGGAGCTGCAAAAAAACTCTGTGGCCCACGCTCGCCCTGCCCCCATCCCTCCTCAAGTGATCATGCAGGACCAGACGGCCCTCCCCGAGGTGACGTCGTGTGAGCACACATGA